One window of the Actinomyces procaprae genome contains the following:
- a CDS encoding carbohydrate ABC transporter permease codes for MRAFQVFNACFMVVLCAVMLYPFVMVLAQSFSSAAAIRSGLVSIVPVGFNVDTYVAVLTNGTFWRNYGNTVLYTVLGTALAMVLTTSYAYVLSKKHLKGRGALIGIAVFTMFFNGGIVPNYVLLSALGMKNTIWAVVVPGALSVFNLLVMKSFFENLPVEMEEAAQIDGLGWYGIFFRIVLPLSKAVIATMVLFYSVQYWNDWFGAFLYLNKSELFPITLYLRNMIAGASNAASEGAAAAGSTSTQIAANIQAVTMTLTVLPILCVYPFVQRYFVTGVMLGSVKG; via the coding sequence GTGCGAGCATTCCAGGTATTCAATGCCTGTTTCATGGTGGTGCTGTGCGCCGTCATGCTGTACCCCTTCGTGATGGTGTTGGCGCAGTCCTTCAGTTCGGCGGCGGCAATCCGCTCGGGACTGGTCAGCATAGTTCCCGTCGGTTTCAATGTGGATACTTACGTGGCGGTGTTGACCAACGGAACCTTCTGGCGGAACTACGGAAATACGGTACTCTACACGGTGCTCGGTACTGCGCTGGCCATGGTGCTCACGACGAGCTATGCGTATGTGCTGTCGAAGAAACACCTCAAAGGACGTGGTGCGCTTATCGGCATTGCTGTTTTCACCATGTTCTTCAACGGGGGCATCGTTCCCAACTACGTCCTGCTGTCGGCGTTGGGGATGAAGAATACCATTTGGGCCGTGGTGGTTCCCGGGGCGTTGTCCGTGTTCAACCTGCTGGTCATGAAGTCATTCTTCGAGAACCTTCCGGTGGAGATGGAGGAGGCTGCGCAGATCGACGGGCTGGGGTGGTATGGGATCTTCTTCCGGATCGTATTGCCGCTTTCCAAGGCGGTTATCGCCACAATGGTGCTGTTCTACTCGGTGCAGTATTGGAATGACTGGTTCGGCGCCTTCCTCTACTTGAACAAGAGTGAACTCTTTCCGATCACTCTTTACCTGCGTAATATGATCGCAGGCGCCTCGAATGCCGCCTCGGAGGGGGCTGCCGCGGCGGGATCCACCTCTACTCAGATCGCGGCGAATATCCAAGCGGTTACAATGACATTGACCGTGTTGCCGATCCTGTGCGTGTACCCGTTCGTGCAGCGGTACTTCGTGACCGGAGTCATGCTGGGGTCAGTGAAGGGGTGA
- a CDS encoding ABC transporter permease — MALAPLVFLIIFRYGPMLGNIIAFRRFRPGGSIYGEEWVGLRYIETFVNDPTFWKVFTNTAILGGLTLAVCFPLPIVLALMLNEIRRAKFKRVVQSITYLPHFLSVVIVAGMVIQLLSLPGTVNQIIQAAGGDAIPFLQRPEWFRAIYVGSEAWQTMGWGTILYLAALTSIDESLYEAAKIDGANRWQQTWHVTLPGIRPTMITLLILNIGGFLNVGFEKVLLLYNPLTYQTGDVISTYLYRVGLVSNNMSYAAAIGLFQAIIGLIMVMSANLASRRLVGTSLW, encoded by the coding sequence ATGGCCTTAGCGCCGCTGGTGTTCCTCATCATCTTCCGGTACGGCCCGATGCTGGGCAATATCATCGCGTTCCGCAGATTCCGTCCGGGTGGCAGCATCTATGGTGAGGAATGGGTTGGACTGCGCTATATCGAGACGTTCGTGAATGATCCGACCTTTTGGAAAGTGTTCACCAATACCGCGATTCTCGGCGGTCTGACACTGGCGGTGTGCTTTCCCCTGCCGATCGTCCTCGCGTTGATGCTCAATGAGATTCGCAGGGCGAAATTCAAGCGGGTGGTGCAGTCGATAACCTATCTGCCGCACTTCCTGTCGGTGGTAATTGTCGCCGGGATGGTGATTCAACTGCTGTCACTGCCCGGTACTGTCAACCAGATCATCCAGGCAGCGGGCGGGGATGCCATACCGTTCCTCCAACGGCCGGAGTGGTTTCGCGCGATTTATGTCGGCTCCGAGGCCTGGCAGACGATGGGGTGGGGGACCATTCTGTACTTGGCGGCGCTCACATCCATAGACGAAAGCCTGTACGAGGCGGCGAAGATCGATGGTGCGAACCGCTGGCAGCAGACCTGGCATGTGACACTGCCGGGGATCCGGCCGACCATGATAACGCTACTCATCCTGAACATCGGTGGATTCCTCAATGTGGGGTTCGAGAAGGTGCTGCTCCTGTATAATCCCTTGACTTACCAGACCGGCGACGTCATCTCGACCTACCTGTACCGTGTGGGTCTGGTATCCAACAATATGAGCTATGCGGCCGCGATCGGCCTCTTCCAGGCGATCATTGGCTTGATCATGGTGATGTCGGCGAATCTCGCCTCACGGCGACTGGTGGGAACGAGCTTGTGGTGA
- a CDS encoding extracellular solute-binding protein, whose translation MPDSFGLGLMSSRRQFMSISMVAAVTAVLAACGGSSGGDAAVDVEKQSVGAMDDFTAGTTFKATEPITLSLLWTDWPEYMVTEDSPFMQELQRRTNVSFTLTHIPLSDHEEKRSLLISAGDAPEIIPLVYSGQDAPFVSSGAVLPMSDYLDYMPHFRKLVADWDLQELVDNLKQADGKNYSLPGLQEVSVPVFTVVIRKDVFDEVGAGVPQTWDEMRDALRLIKQRYPDSQPLADGFEGQALLNYAAHAFGAVAGWGFGNGMIDDGTGALTYSGSSDGYKQMLEYFRGLVEEGLLDTESMTTTGTTQTTGTIAEKIANNKVFAASGNSQTVIEFAQAMEGTFGAGKFELLQIAAPGGPAGQIVEPRSFWHGFMLNSSLRDSDHFLATIQFLDWLYYSEEAREFVMWGVEGDTYTKDDEGAITLNPDYSLSVYNINVGAPTDLQSDLGYASDVLAYGTESRRLKESYNSEAFVAYMDDVLTNRTPRSPMPPAPLDEAELEQASLLSTPLKDIVDTNTLKFILGQRDMSEWDAYVGELEARGLQSYVDLINGARERFAQNNG comes from the coding sequence ATGCCGGACAGCTTCGGGCTGGGGTTGATGTCCAGCCGTCGACAGTTCATGAGTATCTCGATGGTCGCCGCCGTGACCGCCGTCCTGGCCGCGTGCGGGGGCTCTAGCGGAGGCGATGCCGCGGTAGACGTGGAGAAACAGTCGGTGGGTGCCATGGATGACTTCACTGCCGGGACGACCTTCAAGGCAACGGAGCCCATCACCTTGTCGCTGTTGTGGACCGACTGGCCTGAGTACATGGTCACCGAGGACTCCCCTTTCATGCAGGAGCTCCAGAGGCGCACCAATGTCTCCTTCACACTCACCCACATCCCGTTGAGCGATCACGAGGAGAAACGCAGTCTGCTCATCAGTGCCGGTGACGCTCCTGAGATCATCCCCCTGGTCTACTCGGGTCAGGACGCGCCCTTCGTGTCCTCCGGGGCGGTTCTACCGATGAGTGACTACCTCGACTACATGCCCCATTTCCGCAAGCTGGTCGCGGACTGGGACCTTCAGGAGCTGGTTGACAACCTGAAACAGGCGGACGGGAAGAACTACTCTCTTCCGGGTCTCCAGGAAGTCTCCGTGCCGGTGTTCACTGTAGTTATCCGCAAGGACGTGTTCGATGAAGTCGGTGCCGGCGTTCCGCAGACATGGGATGAAATGCGTGATGCGCTTCGCCTGATCAAGCAGCGCTACCCAGATTCCCAACCGCTCGCCGATGGCTTCGAGGGTCAGGCGCTGTTGAACTACGCAGCTCACGCCTTTGGCGCGGTGGCCGGCTGGGGGTTCGGCAATGGAATGATCGATGATGGCACCGGGGCGCTGACCTACTCCGGATCCAGTGATGGGTACAAGCAGATGCTCGAGTACTTCCGCGGCCTGGTGGAGGAGGGCCTGCTGGACACCGAGTCCATGACCACTACCGGCACCACGCAGACTACCGGCACCATTGCAGAGAAGATAGCCAACAACAAGGTGTTCGCGGCGTCCGGCAACAGTCAGACGGTGATTGAATTCGCCCAGGCTATGGAGGGCACATTCGGTGCCGGTAAGTTCGAGCTCCTGCAGATTGCTGCTCCCGGGGGCCCGGCCGGCCAGATCGTCGAGCCACGCAGCTTCTGGCACGGGTTCATGCTTAACTCCTCGCTCCGCGACTCCGACCACTTCCTGGCCACGATCCAGTTCCTGGACTGGCTCTACTACAGCGAGGAGGCCCGTGAATTCGTCATGTGGGGAGTCGAGGGGGACACCTACACCAAGGACGACGAGGGGGCGATCACTCTCAATCCCGATTACTCGCTTTCGGTGTACAACATCAATGTAGGTGCGCCGACAGACTTACAGAGCGATCTGGGCTATGCGAGTGACGTGTTGGCCTACGGGACTGAGAGTCGGAGGCTCAAGGAGTCCTACAACAGCGAGGCCTTCGTCGCATACATGGACGACGTCCTGACCAACCGCACGCCGCGCTCTCCGATGCCTCCCGCGCCGCTGGACGAGGCCGAGCTGGAGCAGGCCTCGTTGCTGTCCACGCCCCTGAAGGACATAGTAGACACCAACACCCTGAAGTTCATCTTAGGCCAGCGCGACATGTCCGAGTGGGATGCCTACGTTGGCGAGCTGGAGGCCCGAGGTCTGCAGAGTTACGTGGACCTGATCAACGGGGCGCGTGAGCGCTTCGCGCAGAACAACGGTTAG
- a CDS encoding LacI family DNA-binding transcriptional regulator, producing the protein MNDSQTQVSGARRVTLADVAAQAGVSMPTASKALNNRADVAEATRQQVLEVAQRLGYSPPPSRRPLQLPAIALVAQDLRSAYALSIIDGAAEASRAVGAVIAVTSANIPAVSRSTLQPLSEQWFIQLHRRDYLGVITTTTRLSVRQVSAAADNHLPVVSIDPTSPLPHGVVPVQSANWEGALTATEHLIGLGHRRIAVIGGPPASIPAQDRFRGFLTAMRNHGLSPDRRLAARGAYVVKTGYLAGRQWFAMPPDERPTAVFAGADACAIGVHRAAHDTGLAVPEDLSIVGFDDVDIAAWTTPPLTTVQQPLKEMASEAVRIILARRQGDESVSHPVSRFPTRLIVRRSTTAPPSSR; encoded by the coding sequence GTGAACGACTCGCAGACACAAGTGTCCGGGGCTAGACGCGTCACGCTCGCAGACGTCGCCGCACAGGCCGGGGTTTCCATGCCCACCGCTTCCAAGGCGCTCAACAACCGCGCGGATGTCGCGGAAGCGACCCGTCAGCAAGTCCTCGAGGTTGCCCAGCGTCTCGGTTATAGCCCGCCTCCCTCAAGACGTCCTCTCCAACTACCGGCGATTGCATTAGTCGCTCAAGATCTGCGCAGCGCCTACGCCCTATCGATCATCGACGGCGCCGCCGAAGCGAGTCGCGCTGTCGGCGCTGTCATCGCCGTCACCTCCGCCAACATACCGGCAGTTAGCCGCAGCACCTTACAACCCTTGAGCGAACAGTGGTTCATTCAGCTTCACCGGCGTGATTACCTCGGGGTCATCACCACCACTACGCGCCTCAGTGTCCGTCAGGTCAGTGCCGCCGCCGACAATCACCTGCCTGTCGTCTCCATTGACCCTACATCTCCGCTGCCACACGGCGTCGTGCCGGTACAATCGGCAAATTGGGAGGGAGCACTGACGGCGACAGAGCATCTGATCGGACTGGGCCACCGACGCATCGCTGTCATCGGCGGTCCTCCGGCGTCCATACCCGCACAGGACCGCTTTCGCGGATTCCTCACAGCCATGCGGAATCACGGTCTGAGTCCCGATCGGCGCCTTGCCGCGCGGGGCGCCTATGTGGTCAAGACCGGATATCTGGCCGGCAGGCAGTGGTTCGCCATGCCGCCCGACGAGCGCCCCACGGCCGTCTTCGCAGGGGCGGACGCCTGCGCCATCGGCGTACATCGGGCGGCTCACGACACCGGCCTGGCCGTACCGGAGGACCTCAGCATCGTGGGCTTCGACGACGTCGATATAGCCGCCTGGACCACCCCTCCGCTGACCACCGTGCAACAGCCGCTGAAGGAAATGGCGTCAGAGGCAGTGCGCATCATCCTCGCCCGTCGCCAAGGAGATGAGTCGGTCTCTCACCCCGTCTCCCGGTTCCCGACTCGACTCATAGTTCGGCGTTCGACTACGGCGCCACCGTCGTCGCGGTAG
- the mmsB gene encoding multiple monosaccharide ABC transporter permease, with protein sequence MSQPNSADITTSESKVERASGRGENVPGAGAKLRESLGRNLRQYGILAALVAIIIFFQILTGGLLLAPNNVASLIQQNAYVMILAVGMVMIIIARHIDLSVGSIVGFVGGVIGLLVVNSGVPWPVAVLVAIVIGLLIGCWQGFWVAVMEIPAFIVTLGSMLIFRGLTVVLVQRTVSGLPPSFVSIANGSLPAWLGYFKNYDGVTILIGAVAIAGLVLTQLRSRRRNRAAGRAVDPAGVVAARLLVFAAAIGFFTMLLAYSAGGTPIVLVIVGAVILIYSFVMNKSVFGRHIYAVGGNLKAARLSGVNVKRVDFLVFVNMGFLASLAAIVTTSRAGAAVSTAGNLYEMDAIAAAYIGGAAVSGGVGRVSGAIIGALIMGVLNMGLSIMAVDSAWQQAIKGLVLVLAVAVDIAGKRRSAA encoded by the coding sequence GTGAGCCAGCCGAATTCAGCCGACATCACGACGTCGGAAAGCAAGGTCGAGCGTGCCTCGGGGCGTGGCGAGAATGTCCCCGGTGCCGGGGCCAAGCTGCGCGAGTCCCTCGGCCGCAACCTCCGCCAGTACGGAATCCTGGCCGCGCTGGTCGCGATCATCATCTTCTTCCAGATCCTGACCGGCGGGCTGCTGCTGGCGCCCAACAACGTCGCCAGCCTCATCCAGCAGAACGCCTACGTGATGATCCTGGCGGTCGGCATGGTCATGATCATCATCGCCCGGCACATCGACCTGTCGGTCGGCTCGATCGTCGGATTCGTGGGCGGCGTCATCGGCCTGCTGGTGGTCAACTCCGGGGTGCCGTGGCCGGTGGCCGTGCTGGTGGCGATCGTGATCGGTCTGCTCATCGGCTGCTGGCAGGGTTTCTGGGTGGCGGTCATGGAGATCCCCGCCTTCATCGTGACCCTCGGCAGTATGCTCATCTTCCGTGGACTGACGGTGGTGCTGGTGCAGCGCACCGTCTCCGGACTGCCGCCCAGCTTCGTGTCCATCGCCAACGGCTCGCTGCCGGCCTGGCTGGGGTACTTCAAGAACTACGACGGCGTCACCATCCTGATCGGCGCGGTCGCCATTGCCGGGCTGGTGCTTACCCAGCTGCGCTCGCGGCGCCGCAACCGTGCGGCCGGGCGCGCAGTGGACCCGGCCGGAGTGGTGGCTGCGCGCCTGCTCGTGTTCGCGGCCGCGATCGGCTTCTTCACGATGCTGCTCGCCTACTCGGCAGGCGGCACGCCGATCGTGCTGGTGATCGTCGGCGCGGTGATCCTGATCTACTCCTTCGTCATGAACAAGAGCGTGTTCGGACGCCACATCTACGCCGTCGGCGGCAACCTGAAGGCCGCCCGCCTGTCCGGTGTGAACGTCAAGCGGGTGGACTTCCTGGTGTTTGTGAACATGGGCTTCCTCGCTTCGTTGGCGGCCATCGTCACTACTTCGCGCGCTGGTGCCGCGGTCTCCACCGCCGGCAACCTGTACGAGATGGATGCCATCGCCGCGGCCTACATCGGCGGGGCCGCGGTCTCCGGCGGTGTGGGGCGGGTATCGGGTGCCATTATCGGTGCCTTGATCATGGGCGTGCTCAACATGGGGCTGTCCATCATGGCGGTCGACTCCGCCTGGCAGCAGGCCATCAAGGGCCTGGTGCTGGTGCTCGCCGTCGCCGTGGACATCGCCGGTAAGCGTCGCAGTGCCGCCTGA
- the mmsA gene encoding multiple monosaccharide ABC transporter ATP-binding protein encodes MRHITKAFGEFKALEDVNLKVRRGEIHAICGENGAGKSTLMNVLSGVWPRGTYDGDIVYDGAVREFRSIRDSEAVGIVIIHQELALSPYLSVAENIFMGNEKATHGVIDWDATNEAAVELLREVGLDIQPQTRVADLGVGQQQLVEIAKALSKDVRLLILDEPTAALNDDDSAHLLDLMWGLRERGITMVMISHKLAEVAGVADRTTVIRDGRTVHTAPLHGVGAIDEDEIIRLMVGRELSSRFPEHVPHVEGEVLRIEHWTAHHPIDTARAVVDDAALTLRRGEIVGLAGLMGAGRTELAMSLFGRSWGTNISGHVYKDGKEISTATVRQAIDNGLAYVTEDRKVLGLNLIQDVKTNTTAAALNKVSSRGIVDDAAEEEVAERYRRELRTKTESLATPVGSLSGGNQQKVVLAKWMFSDPDVLILDEPTRGIDVGAKYEIYQIINQLADAGKAILVISSELPELLGICDRIYTMSQGRITGQLPRAEATQENLMKLMTVEKDVAGRGSAPRMEQEGAEQ; translated from the coding sequence ATGCGCCACATCACCAAGGCCTTCGGCGAGTTCAAGGCCCTGGAGGACGTCAACCTGAAAGTGCGTCGCGGCGAGATCCACGCGATCTGCGGCGAGAACGGCGCCGGCAAATCCACCCTGATGAACGTGCTGTCCGGGGTCTGGCCCCGCGGCACCTACGACGGCGACATCGTCTACGACGGCGCCGTGCGCGAGTTCCGCTCCATCCGGGACTCCGAGGCCGTCGGCATCGTCATCATCCACCAGGAGCTGGCGCTCAGCCCCTACCTGTCGGTGGCCGAGAACATCTTCATGGGCAACGAGAAGGCGACCCACGGCGTAATCGACTGGGATGCCACCAATGAGGCCGCCGTCGAGCTGCTGCGCGAGGTCGGCCTGGACATCCAGCCGCAGACGCGGGTAGCTGACCTCGGCGTCGGCCAGCAGCAGCTGGTGGAGATCGCCAAGGCGCTGTCGAAGGACGTGCGCCTGCTGATCCTCGACGAGCCCACCGCCGCCCTCAACGACGACGACTCCGCCCACCTGCTCGACCTCATGTGGGGCCTGCGTGAGCGCGGCATCACCATGGTGATGATCTCCCACAAGCTGGCGGAGGTGGCGGGCGTCGCCGACCGCACCACCGTCATCCGGGACGGGCGCACCGTTCACACCGCGCCGTTGCACGGCGTCGGCGCCATAGACGAGGACGAGATCATCCGCCTCATGGTCGGCCGCGAGCTCTCGAGCCGCTTCCCCGAGCACGTTCCCCACGTGGAGGGGGAGGTGCTCCGGATCGAACACTGGACCGCCCACCACCCCATCGATACCGCCCGGGCCGTCGTCGACGACGCCGCCCTGACGCTGCGGCGCGGAGAGATCGTCGGGCTCGCCGGCCTCATGGGAGCCGGACGCACGGAACTGGCCATGAGCCTGTTCGGGCGCTCCTGGGGCACCAACATCTCCGGACACGTCTATAAGGACGGCAAGGAGATCTCCACCGCCACCGTGCGGCAGGCCATCGACAACGGTCTGGCCTACGTCACCGAGGACCGCAAGGTGCTCGGACTGAACCTCATCCAGGACGTCAAGACCAACACCACCGCCGCCGCCCTGAACAAGGTCTCCTCCCGCGGAATCGTCGACGACGCCGCGGAGGAGGAGGTGGCCGAACGCTACCGGCGCGAGCTGCGCACCAAGACGGAGTCGCTCGCCACGCCGGTCGGCTCCCTGTCCGGGGGCAACCAGCAGAAGGTCGTCCTGGCCAAGTGGATGTTCTCCGACCCCGATGTCCTCATCCTCGACGAGCCGACCCGTGGCATCGACGTCGGCGCCAAATACGAGATCTACCAGATCATCAACCAACTGGCCGATGCAGGAAAGGCCATCCTCGTCATCTCCTCGGAGCTTCCCGAGCTGCTGGGGATATGCGACCGCATCTACACCATGAGCCAAGGCCGGATCACGGGGCAACTGCCCCGGGCCGAGGCCACCCAGGAGAACCTAATGAAGCTCATGACCGTCGAGAAGGACGTCGCCGGCCGGGGGTCCGCGCCGCGCATGGAACAGGAAGGGGCGGAGCAGTGA